GGTCCGAAAGGCACCTAACTGGTCAGCCAGCAGGGTAAATCCGGCCGCGGCACTATGGCCGCCGAATTTAAGCAGATAGGGTTGACAGGCCTTGAGACCATGATAAAGGTGGAAAGGAGCAATAGAGCGGGCCGAGCCCTTGCCGACACCGTCCTGGAGTCCGACTAGGGCTACGGGTCGGAAATAGGTTTCGGCCAACCGTGCCGCGACAATGCCAATCACTCCGGGATGCCAACCTTCGCCCGCCAGTATCAAGGCCGGGCTTTTCAGTAACCCCTGTCGCTGAATCTGGGTTTCGGCCTCTTGCAAGATGGCTTCTTCCAGGGCCTGGCGTTGTTGATTGAGGTCGTGCAGATGGCGGGCCAGCCGCCGGGCCTGATCCAGATCATCGGTGAGCAGCAGTTCCAGCGCCAGCCGCGCCTGACCCAGACGTCCGGCGGCATTGATCCGGGGGGCCAGCCGAAAGACCACGTCCCGTAAACCCAGAGGCCGGCCCTCCAGCCCGGCCACCTCTTTCAGAGCTATCAGGCCAGGCCGGGTGGTTTCTTCCAGCACCTTGAGACCCTGGCTGGTCAGAATCCGGTTCTGGCCGATGAGCGGCACCACGTCAGCGGCGGTGCCCAGCGCCACCAGATCGAGATAGGCCCGGAGGTTGGGTTCGGGCCGGTTGGCAAACCAGCCCTGCTCTCTAAGCCGGGTACGGAGACCGATAGCCAGGTTAAGAGCTACTCCGACTCCGGCCAATTCTTTGAAGGGATACGGACAATCAGGACGTTTGGGATTGATCACCGCCGCGGCCGGAGGCAAACAGTCGGGCACTTCATGGTGGTCGGTAATGATTACCTCCAGCCCCAATCTTTGGGCTTGGGCGACCTCCGCGGCATTGCTGCTGCCACAATCCACCGTAATCAGGATCTGGGCCTGGCGGGCCAGATCGGCCAGTACTGTGCCATGCAAACCATAACCCTCAGTCAGTCGATCGGGAATATACCCCGTAGCAGGCAATCCCAGGCCTCGGAAAAATTGCAGCAATAAGGCGGTGGCGGTCAAGCCATCGGCATCGTAGTCGCCATAGACCACTACTGGTTGGCTCTGAAACACTGCTCGGGTCAAACGCTCCAGGGCCGGATCCAGATCACGGAGCTCCAGCGGCGATACCATCCGGTTAAGGGTTGGATCTAAAAAGGCTTCAATATCGTCGGCCTCTTCCAGACCCCGGTTAAGCAGAATCCGGGCCACCAGCTCCGGCAGTTGGTGACGCTCACTCAAAGCCCGGATCTGTTTCGGACAGCAGCTAGAGAATATCCAATCCTGTTGGCGGCGAATCATCTTCTCGTTTTTGAGGTTTGGTTTGCGGCTGCGAGGGGCGGAGCTTTATTCGACCGATTCCCCCGGTTTCAGGACCACCAATTGAACATCAGGCTGATCTTTAAGTAAGCTTCCCAGTTCTTCCGGAGTGCCGGTCAGCACCGGGAAAGTCCCATAGTGCATGGGGATGACAAACTTGGGCTGCAGCATCCGGCAGGCCACCGCGGCCTCTGCCGGACTCATAACGTAATGGCTGCCGATGGGCAGCATCGCCACCTCGGGCCGGTAAAGCTCTCGGATCAGTTCCATGTCTTTGAACACCGCGGTGTCCCCGGCATGATAAGCCCGGAAACCGTTGTTGAACTCTACCACAAAGCCCGCGGGATCTCCAGCGGGCAGGAGCTGGCCGCTCTCTTCCAGACTGGAGGAGTGCAGGGCCTGGGTCATGGTCACTTTCACCCCCGCCGCACTACAGGTTCCCCCTTTATTCATCCCGATGACCTGAGCAACCCCTTTCCCGGCCAGATAATACGCCAATTCGTGGATGGCCACTACCGTCGCTCCGGTCTGCTGGGCAATTTCGATGGTATTGCCCAGATGATCGGCATGAGCATGGGTCACCAGGATCAATTGCACCGCCCCCAACTTAGAAATCGGGGTCTGTAATAAGGGATTGTCTAGCCAGGGATCGATCAGGACCTTGCTTCCGGCTCCCGCCAGTTGAAAGGCGGACTGGCCGTAAAAAGTGATCTTCACCCCTTTGCCAATTACCGCGCTAGTCATGGGTTCCTCCTGTTGCAGAAACTGGAATCATCGGAAAAGGCCGAGCGCTGCCGTTCCAAAACTCAAGGCTTCAAAATCTCGGTCAGACGATCCAGGTTGTTCCGAGGGCCGATGGCAATCAAGGTGTCTCCCAACAGAATGGGGGTATCAGGCCGGGGATTGAACAGCATCTGGCCGTCGGCCCGTTTGATGGCCACAATGATCAGGTCGAGCTTTTGGCGAATGCCAGAATCTCTGAGAGGGAGACCGATGATCTCCGAAGTCCCTCCTACCGGGATTTCCTCCAAAGTCAGGTTCACCCCACCTTTCATGGCAATCTCAATGAAATCGACTACGGTGGGACGCAGAATCGTTTGGGCTAACCGATGGCCGCCGATCGCATGTGGGGCTACCACTTTATCGGCCCCGGCCCGAAACAGCTTCAGCTCCGAGCTTTCCTCTCGGGCCCGGGCGGCGATCAACAGTTGGGGGTTAAGGGTCCGGGCAGTGAGGACGATATAGACATTGTCAGCATCTGAATATACCGCCGCCACCAGCCCCCGGGCCCGATTCAATCCCGCGGTTTGTAAGACCTCCTCGTCCGTGGCATTGCCCGCGATATATAAATAGCCCGCCCGGTCTAATTTGGTGATGATCTCGGGGCGATTGTCTATCACCACCAGGGGAACCCCTGCTTTCCGAAGTTCCCCGACAATCACTTGCCCGAACCGGCCAAAACCGCAGATGATAAAGTGATTTTTTAATTTCTGAATCTCTTTTTCCAATCTTCGCCTTCCCAAGAATTCTCGGAGCTGTCCCTCCACGATCACCTGGGCCAGCGACCCGGTCACATAAACCAAAAAGCCCATACCTAAAAATATGAGCATGATGGTAAAAACCCGACCTGGTTTGGAAAGGGGGCTCACTTCCCCAAAACCCACAGTGGTCAGGGTGATGACCGTCATGTAAAGACCCTCAAAAAAGGCCCAGCCCTCGATTAAGACAAACCCCAGGGTACCCAGTAAGATGATGATGAGCAGAAAGGCAAGGCCGATGAGCGTCCGTTTGAAACTGGTCATCTTCGATTATTTTTTAATGCCCTTCTGCTTTCGAGTTATTCTTTTAACAATGCCTCGGCAACATAGGCGTCGGTAATCAGGACATTTAGGTACTTGCCTTTCAGCACGGCGCGGATAGCCTCTATCTTTTCCTGGCCCCCGGCCACCCCTACCACATACCGATCCGGACGGGCGGCGCGCTCCCGCAATTCCATCGGACTGACCCCGATCATTCGTTGGCTTAGGGTTTGTAAGGCTGGATCCTCAAAGGTGGTCAGGGGTTCGCCATCGGCCCCGATCGGATTATGGTTAATCTCCGCCACTATCCCCAGATCGGCCAACTGCGCCGCGCTCAAACCCAACTCCTGACTGGCCAGGGCAATGAAACCGGGGCTACGGACCTGGACCGAGCCGATGCCCACAAACATGATCTCGGCTTCCCAGATATCTTTATAGATATCAAATGTTTCTGGAGTGGACAGGAGCTGCTGTTCATATTCCTGCCGGGAGGCCACCGGATGAGAAGGTAAGTTATAAGCAGTGGCTTCTGGATATTTGGTCCCCATCATGCTTACCAGGGCATTGGCGGTCAGCCCCGGCATGGTGAAGATGGGGGTCATGGACAGCGGATATAGTTTGATCCCGGAAAATTTTCCAGGTTCCAGGAAGGTGATCATCGAATACAGCGTGCGGCCGCCGGAAATGGCCACCCGGATACCGGATGCAACAATCTTTTCGAGGTAATGGGCCGCTTCCCGGGCAATGCTTTTTTCGATGGCATCATAGTCGCGCAGACCCGGATCAACCACCCGGACTTCCCGAAGTTCCGGGTATTTTTGCTGGATCTGGGCTTCCAGTTCGGCGCGGCGGGGAAGAACTGATTTGGTAAAGATAAAAGCCATCACCTGAGGCAAAGTTGTATATTCCATATCCTGGAGATGGAGGCGATGGGGTTGGAAGGGGCCATGACGCCGCATATAATCGGCCACCAGATTGGCTTGGCGGCGGGCCTCATCAAAACTGGGGTCATCGAAGAGGTCCCGCGGCCCGATCAGTTTCCCGTGGCAGAGCTGGTAACCCGCCGCGATCACCCGGGGCGGTCCGTCAAACCGGGAGGGATTGGCATCTTTAAAGGCCACTGGCATGATCGGCCCATGATGGGAGCCGCGCATCCAACCCTCCACCAGATGAGGGAAGGCAAAGGTTTCCAAAATTTCCCCCAGGGCCGGAAAACCGGACTGTGATCGGACAATCAATACCGGGTCATCCTTACCAATGTAGCGGCCGGCGAGCAGTCCCAATTTCTGGGTAGAGGCAACGGCCCCGATCTCGCCGTCTTTTTTACGATAGATTGCCTCGATCAGATAACGGCCAGGGGCGCCGATCAGAACCAGCAGATCGTACATATCTTCAGGGCAGGAGAGTAGCCAGGTTTTGTGTTCAATAACATCCAACACCTGGAATCGGAAGCCACGATGCATAGAGGGATCAATAACCAGGCCGATGGTATTAAACGGGTCCGCAAAGATTTTAAACAGCGGCAGGTTCCAGGCTCCAGGAGAAGTCTTGTCAGCCATGAAGATGACCACCGGTTCACTGGGACGCTCCACAAAGCTCAGCTCAGCCACCCCCGGGCCCATGCCCTTGATGTTCCCGGAAAAGGTATCGGCTAACAGGTCCTGGCCGGCGCCGTAAAGTTTCATCTCTCTGGCCAGCTCGGTGAGCTGCTCAAAGGTGTTCCAGGCAAAGCGGTGAATTTCCGTGTCCTCGACCCCCCGGCGGTGGGTCATGATCAGCTGGACATCGTCACCGCAATGCAGCGCCTGACCATCGATCAGAAGTCCCCGCGCCACGGCATCTTGTAAAGCGTCCTGGGCGGCCTCCAGGACTCGCGGATGACAACTACTATGTCCAACATAGCCACCGATGTCAGCCTTGATTACCGAGAGAGTAAGTTTATCGCCTTCCATCGCTACCCCCTTCCGATCAGGAACCTAACCCTGTCTCGGCTGAATTGTTATATGTGTTTCCTCTTTTATATAACTTTTTAACAGGCATGGCAAATTCTTAAATCTCATCGATTGGGTTACAAAACTATTGTTGTTCCTGTATTATTCAGGGAATTCCTTGTCAAACTCTGGAATTTTATGATATGGAAAAGGACATGCAGCGAGCAATAATGGTGGTTATGATGTGTTCGGTGGCCTGTTGGGGATGCAGCCGGACCTGGCATCCTCAGATGCTTCAGGGGCTGCCGCTAGCCCCGGGCCGCTATCTGACCTTTTACTATCAGTCGCCCGATTTTAAGGCGGCCCAGGAGAGTTATCGCCTGGAGGATTTTGCGCTGGAAAAAGTGTCCGGGGTGGACAAGTCCCTGGCCGCCCGGATATTTCAGGAGGAATTGGTCTCCGCCCTGGAAAATAATGGCCTTACCCTTAAAGCTGAAGGTGCCGACTGTACGCTCTCCGGTCAGGTAGCACAACTCTACCTGCGGGGGCCGGTGCTCCGTTTGGTGAGTGGCAAGAGCTCCGCGGCTCTGAGCGTCGCCGGCGAGATTCGCCGAGGTCCGGAAGTCGTCTTCGCCTTTGCAGATCAGGTCCAGATCTCCCTGCCGATCAATCCCCGCTACCCAACCTCCATGGAGCCGGAGTTGATGGTGCGCCAAGTGCTACGTCGCTTTGCCGGCAATCTACTCAATGAGATGCTGCTGCCGCCGCCTGCCCCCCGGACAGACTCCATCCAGTCCGATCTGCCGGTGGATCAGGGAGTCTTGGCCGAAGACGGATAAAGATCCGCAAATACCCGCAGGATCAGGCGTGGCCGCTTGTCACTGCTGGTGGTGATGATAATTTTCCCCTTATACCTGCCGATCTGGCGATATTTGTTGCTCACCTGGATCACAAAGCTCTTGCCAGGATTCTCGGCTTCGATGGCAACGTTTATTTTATCGGGGATGTCAGTCTGGTAGCCGATGAGTTCCAACGGCGTCAGCAGGTTGGAAATGAGGCGGATTCGGGCCGTCTGGGGTTCCTCGACGTTCCCCCGGAAGCGGATGATGTGGCCGGGCTGGATCTCGATGAATGGTTTGGCATGGCCACAGAGCTCGATTACGACCACCGGCCGCTGGGGATCGTTGCTGAAGACCTCGGCCTTTTTGCAGAACTGATGGATTACTGAGTATGGCTCAATGGTCAGGGTAATTTTCCCGACTTCTCCCGGAGGCAGACGTTTATCATAATCAGTCGTGGTGCAAGCACAGTCCGGTTCGATGTGTTTGATCACCAAAGTCTCATCACCGGCGTTTTTGAACTCATAGGTATGGCTCAGAGGTTGATCTTCGTATACCTCGCCGATATTAAACCTGGTTTCCGACAGGACTATCTGGGGCCCCGGGTTGGCTGCAGCCGGACTGGCAGTTATTATCCATCCTGCCCAACAGATTCCGCTGATTACCCTTAGAAATGTCGACCTGGGGCTGAAAATCCTGAGCAATGGCATTCCTGATTAACTCCTGCTTTGGTATTTAGAATTATTACTCCGAGCCTTCAAAAGGTTAATTTGATGGGAAAGCCGGGGGACCGTCCCAGGCCAGAGCTGACAAAATATTAGAAATCTGAGTTAAATTTTTATATTATAAAAAGGCTGGGAAGATTACAACTAACTTTCCAAAGGGGAAGGAGACTGGCACCATGTCGCCGAAAGCCCGTGTTTACCGCCAGACCCGAGAGACCGAAATCGATCTGGAGCTGGAACTGGATGGTGAGGGGAAAGCGGAACTTGATTCCGGCATCCCCTTTTTGGATCATATGTTACATCTGTTTGCGGCCCATGGTTTTTTCGACCTGAACCTCAAAGCCCGAGGCGACTTGGAGGTCGATGATCATCACACGGTGGAGGATATTGGCATCTGTTTGGGCCAGGCCCTGCGGCAGGCGACCCAGGAACGTCCTGGCGTCCGCCGTTATGGTCGGGCCGTAGTGCCGATGGATGAAACTCTGGCCCAGGTAACGGTGGATCTGAGCAATCGCCCTTTGCTGGTCTACCAGGTAAACTTTTTGCCCGGCGGCGGCCGTTTTGACCCGCAGCTGGTCAAAGAATTCTGGCGGGCCGTGGCCCAGCATGCCGGCCTGACTCTGCACATCCAGGTGCCTTACGGAGAAAATACGCATCATATAATTGAGGCGATTTTCAAGGCCGCAGGCCGGGCGCTGGATCAGGCAACCTCCCCGGAGCCCAGGCTTGCGGGGGTGCCTTCCACTAAGGGCATGTTATAACTCTGGTTTCAAGCGGTTATAAAGGGGTAAGACCCATGCAGCGTCGGGAGTTCCTCAAAAAATTGGGCCAGGGCCTGGTAGCCGGGTGGCTGGCAAGCCGATTGCCTTATCTTTCCTGGGGGACGCCCCCGGCCTGGGCCAAATCGCCTCTGCGGCTAGCCTATCTATCTGATGCACACCTGGTCGACGGCCAGGCCCAGCGGCCCCAGGCCCGGGCCCTAATTCGGGCCGTTACTGAGATCAACGCCCTGCGGCCGCTGCCGGACCTGGTATTGTTCGGAGGAGACCTGGCCCATACCGGCCACCCTGAAGCCCTGGAATTAGGCCGGAAAATCCTTAGCGACCTCAAGGCCCCGCGGTGGCTGCTGATGGGCGAGCATGACGGCTCTTTTGGGCCTGACCAGCCCTGGGCGGTCCGCTTTGGCAGCCCGCGATTTTCCTTTAATTGCCAGGGCTTTCATTTCTTGGGAATCCATACGGCTTGGGAGGATGGCCCGGACGGAGGCGGGGGATTTCGAGTGGGCCGCGCCCAACAGCAATGGCTGGCGGCCGAACTGGCCCGGATTTCGCCCTCGACGCCGCTGGTAGTGTGCTCCCACGCCCCGCTCTATCTGCTTTATAAACCCTGGCACTACTGGACCGAGGACGGGCAGGAGGTCCAGGACCGGCTTTCCGTCTTTACCCAGGTGACGTTCCTGCATGGCCATGTCCACCATGAGCTGCAGAACCGGCAAAAGAACTGGACCTTCCAGGGAATGCCGGCCCTGGGCTGGCCGGGGCCTGATGTACGGCAAGGAACCCCGGCCCAATGTCCCGAGCCCCAGTTAGAGGTCTCTGATTGGGGTCATGCCGGCTGTGGTTGGGGGTTGCTGACCCTGTTCCCCGAGGGCAGGATAGCCGCCGTCAACCATCTGTGGCGGGTCTGACCAGCAACCTGGTTGATTTTCCCGGAAGCCTGGATAATCCCTTTGGTCCCGACCTAGTGTTATAAAAATGTTTGCCTTGCTAATAAAAGCATAAATAGATATAATCTTAATTTTAATAAAATTTGCGGCTTAACGGTAAAGGATCCAGAGAGTGTTGATTATTCCAGCCGTAGATCTTAAAGGCGGTAAGTGTGTCCGCCTGCGCCAGGGTGTCAGGGATCAAGAGACTGTTTATAGTGATGATCCGGTGGCCATGGGACGGCGCTGGGAGGACGAAGGCGCGGGCTGGCTGCACGTTGTGGACCTGGATGGCGCTTTTAGCCAGCGGCCGGTCAATCAAGCGGTTATCCGGCGGCTGCGGCAGAGCTTGCACATTCCTATCCAGTTGGGCGGCGGGCTGCGCACCATGGAAAGCCTGGCGGTCTACCTGGATCTGGGGATCGACCGGGTCATTTTGGGCACTGCGGTTTTAAAAGACCCGGAACTGGTAGCCCAAGCCTGCGCCCGCTATCCGGGGCAGATCGCCATTGCCCTGGATGCCCGTGAGGGTCGGCTGGCAGTGGAGGGCTGGACCGAAGATAGTGCTCGGGATGCGGTGCAGGTTGCCGTGGAACTGGCGCCTCTTAAACCGGCAGTACTGATTTATACGGATATTCAACGCGATGGCATGCAGACCGGCCCCAATATCGCTGCCACCCAACGTTTGGCCCAAGCCGTGCCCTTGCCGGTAATTGCCTCCGGTGGGGTGTCCACCTTGGAAGATATTAAGAATCTCCTCCCTCTGGAGGCCGATGGGGTCA
The window above is part of the Deltaproteobacteria bacterium genome. Proteins encoded here:
- the hisA gene encoding 1-(5-phosphoribosyl)-5-[(5-phosphoribosylamino)methylideneamino]imidazole-4-carboxamide isomerase — protein: MLIIPAVDLKGGKCVRLRQGVRDQETVYSDDPVAMGRRWEDEGAGWLHVVDLDGAFSQRPVNQAVIRRLRQSLHIPIQLGGGLRTMESLAVYLDLGIDRVILGTAVLKDPELVAQACARYPGQIAIALDAREGRLAVEGWTEDSARDAVQVAVELAPLKPAVLIYTDIQRDGMQTGPNIAATQRLAQAVPLPVIASGGVSTLEDIKNLLPLEADGVIGVITGRALYAGTLDFRAALKLAVG
- a CDS encoding DUF1573 domain-containing protein; its protein translation is MPLLRIFSPRSTFLRVISGICWAGWIITASPAAANPGPQIVLSETRFNIGEVYEDQPLSHTYEFKNAGDETLVIKHIEPDCACTTTDYDKRLPPGEVGKITLTIEPYSVIHQFCKKAEVFSNDPQRPVVVIELCGHAKPFIEIQPGHIIRFRGNVEEPQTARIRLISNLLTPLELIGYQTDIPDKINVAIEAENPGKSFVIQVSNKYRQIGRYKGKIIITTSSDKRPRLILRVFADLYPSSAKTP
- the recJ gene encoding single-stranded-DNA-specific exonuclease RecJ, translating into MSERHQLPELVARILLNRGLEEADDIEAFLDPTLNRMVSPLELRDLDPALERLTRAVFQSQPVVVYGDYDADGLTATALLLQFFRGLGLPATGYIPDRLTEGYGLHGTVLADLARQAQILITVDCGSSNAAEVAQAQRLGLEVIITDHHEVPDCLPPAAAVINPKRPDCPYPFKELAGVGVALNLAIGLRTRLREQGWFANRPEPNLRAYLDLVALGTAADVVPLIGQNRILTSQGLKVLEETTRPGLIALKEVAGLEGRPLGLRDVVFRLAPRINAAGRLGQARLALELLLTDDLDQARRLARHLHDLNQQRQALEEAILQEAETQIQRQGLLKSPALILAGEGWHPGVIGIVAARLAETYFRPVALVGLQDGVGKGSARSIAPFHLYHGLKACQPYLLKFGGHSAAAGFTLLADQLGAFRTAFEKSVIKTLGLQLPRPTLPVDAQVSLEELDDEFFHHLERLRPFGQGNPEPVLACLEVEVLNSWVVGDRHLKLQLAGPEKIDTIAFDKASYHPLRGSVDLAFSPRLAHFQGRPLKELRIRDFGKISTAA
- a CDS encoding fructose 1,6-bisphosphatase, which produces MEGDKLTLSVIKADIGGYVGHSSCHPRVLEAAQDALQDAVARGLLIDGQALHCGDDVQLIMTHRRGVEDTEIHRFAWNTFEQLTELAREMKLYGAGQDLLADTFSGNIKGMGPGVAELSFVERPSEPVVIFMADKTSPGAWNLPLFKIFADPFNTIGLVIDPSMHRGFRFQVLDVIEHKTWLLSCPEDMYDLLVLIGAPGRYLIEAIYRKKDGEIGAVASTQKLGLLAGRYIGKDDPVLIVRSQSGFPALGEILETFAFPHLVEGWMRGSHHGPIMPVAFKDANPSRFDGPPRVIAAGYQLCHGKLIGPRDLFDDPSFDEARRQANLVADYMRRHGPFQPHRLHLQDMEYTTLPQVMAFIFTKSVLPRRAELEAQIQQKYPELREVRVVDPGLRDYDAIEKSIAREAAHYLEKIVASGIRVAISGGRTLYSMITFLEPGKFSGIKLYPLSMTPIFTMPGLTANALVSMMGTKYPEATAYNLPSHPVASRQEYEQQLLSTPETFDIYKDIWEAEIMFVGIGSVQVRSPGFIALASQELGLSAAQLADLGIVAEINHNPIGADGEPLTTFEDPALQTLSQRMIGVSPMELRERAARPDRYVVGVAGGQEKIEAIRAVLKGKYLNVLITDAYVAEALLKE
- a CDS encoding potassium channel protein, with amino-acid sequence MTSFKRTLIGLAFLLIIILLGTLGFVLIEGWAFFEGLYMTVITLTTVGFGEVSPLSKPGRVFTIMLIFLGMGFLVYVTGSLAQVIVEGQLREFLGRRRLEKEIQKLKNHFIICGFGRFGQVIVGELRKAGVPLVVIDNRPEIITKLDRAGYLYIAGNATDEEVLQTAGLNRARGLVAAVYSDADNVYIVLTARTLNPQLLIAARAREESSELKLFRAGADKVVAPHAIGGHRLAQTILRPTVVDFIEIAMKGGVNLTLEEIPVGGTSEIIGLPLRDSGIRQKLDLIIVAIKRADGQMLFNPRPDTPILLGDTLIAIGPRNNLDRLTEILKP
- a CDS encoding metallophosphoesterase; this translates as MQRREFLKKLGQGLVAGWLASRLPYLSWGTPPAWAKSPLRLAYLSDAHLVDGQAQRPQARALIRAVTEINALRPLPDLVLFGGDLAHTGHPEALELGRKILSDLKAPRWLLMGEHDGSFGPDQPWAVRFGSPRFSFNCQGFHFLGIHTAWEDGPDGGGGFRVGRAQQQWLAAELARISPSTPLVVCSHAPLYLLYKPWHYWTEDGQEVQDRLSVFTQVTFLHGHVHHELQNRQKNWTFQGMPALGWPGPDVRQGTPAQCPEPQLEVSDWGHAGCGWGLLTLFPEGRIAAVNHLWRV
- the hisB gene encoding imidazoleglycerol-phosphate dehydratase HisB; the protein is MSPKARVYRQTRETEIDLELELDGEGKAELDSGIPFLDHMLHLFAAHGFFDLNLKARGDLEVDDHHTVEDIGICLGQALRQATQERPGVRRYGRAVVPMDETLAQVTVDLSNRPLLVYQVNFLPGGGRFDPQLVKEFWRAVAQHAGLTLHIQVPYGENTHHIIEAIFKAAGRALDQATSPEPRLAGVPSTKGML
- a CDS encoding metal-dependent hydrolase, which translates into the protein MTSAVIGKGVKITFYGQSAFQLAGAGSKVLIDPWLDNPLLQTPISKLGAVQLILVTHAHADHLGNTIEIAQQTGATVVAIHELAYYLAGKGVAQVIGMNKGGTCSAAGVKVTMTQALHSSSLEESGQLLPAGDPAGFVVEFNNGFRAYHAGDTAVFKDMELIRELYRPEVAMLPIGSHYVMSPAEAAVACRMLQPKFVIPMHYGTFPVLTGTPEELGSLLKDQPDVQLVVLKPGESVE